The following proteins are encoded in a genomic region of Mycteria americana isolate JAX WOST 10 ecotype Jacksonville Zoo and Gardens chromosome 14, USCA_MyAme_1.0, whole genome shotgun sequence:
- the OGFR gene encoding opioid growth factor receptor isoform X2 → MAAWFGLRAEEDETEDEACFWRYDSTWEEEEDEEEEDGGGGEEGEPEGAEAAAGEEPEDAGEQPVPSRARGSRQAEEQRSNSSPLSQRGFQFSGRRNWNAAKDLQRYRHHYPGLTEPENDEEEEMWNLSFYKNEIIFLPHGLHIETLLESWWDNYEVLEENHSYIQWLFPLREHGMNWRAKPLTCQEIQAFKKSKEVMQRFVRAYQLMLRFYGIILINEETGELKRAENWAERFQNLNRFSHNNLRITRILKCLGEMGYERYQVHLVKFFLTETLVKETLPNVKRSALDYFLFTIRSKRKRRELVHYAWQHFRPQGSFVWGPHDKLLKYRARSTKSQLRQKAEGKQETSGKKSDDSVEKDQNQSLGEEHKAGDAADLQPKGNDEDVKEKLSECISKGGDDEEEKEVSFSQQEKEDLNSEPEEAQGTAENDCTKESKKRKLDANMADAKRSGPLKSPTDIENISRNLGECAIDAEIPSLVPLLQAEEDQETLKEDDASTKGSTVPETTDAAVKRRKVDKRTSRSKTCNLAINLNMGPSACSAKLNPSVANTEAKKENVSEENAAVEATSEKGGGDANGGAVRPPVGSRLPKTGWTTPISDGLELSGDQVMARSGQHHCNSTLLGGESEVDGVEQHKKAENASEKGQAEVTDKKQVPESVEQSMASPRPEEDSADVATQKPESSERAAEPDEEQVAAE, encoded by the exons atGGCGGCCTGGTTCGGCTTGAGGGCGGAGGAGGACGAGACGGAGGACGAGGCGTGCTTCTGGAGGTACGACTCcacctgggaggaggaggaggacgaggaggaggaggatggcggcggcggcgaagaAGGCGAGCCGGAGGGAGCGGaggcggcagccggggaggagcCGGAGGATGCAGGGGAGCAGCCGGTGCCGAGCcgggcgcggggctcccggcAGGCCGAG GAGCAAAGATCAAATTCATCACCGTTGTCTCAGAGGGGTTTTCAG TTCTCAGGCAGGCGCAACTGGAATGCAGCGAAAGACTTGCAGAGATACAGGCATCATTACCCG GGTTTGACAGAACCAGAAAATGATGAGGAAGAAGAGATGTGGAATttaagcttttataaaaatgagattatttttttgcCCCACG gattGCATATTGAAACTCTGCTTGAATCTTGGTGGGACAACTATGAAGTTCTGGAAGAAAACCATTCTTACATACAGTG gTTATTCCCTTTACGTGAACATGGAATGAACTGGCGTGCCAAACCACTCACATGTCAAGAAATCCAG GCCTTTAAGAAGTCCAAGGAAGTTATGCAAAGGTTTGTACGTGCTTATCAGCTCATGCTGAGATTTTATGGAATCATTCTGATCAACGAGGAAACTGGAGAACTCAAGAGAGCAGAGAATTGGGCTGAAAGATTTCAAAACTTGAACCG GTTTAGCCACAACAATTTGCGGATTACGCGCATCCTGAAGTGCCTGGGGGAGATGGGATATGAACGCTATCAAGTGCACTTGGTAAAGTTTTTCCTAACAGAAACTCTTGTTAAGGAGACATTACCAAATGTCAAGAGAAGTGCCTTGGATTACTTCCTGTTCACCATCAGAAGCAAACGGAAGAGAAGAGAACTAGTCCACTATGCTTGGCAACACTTCAGACCTCAAGGCAGCTTTGTATGGGGACCGCACGACAAACTCTTGAAGTACAGAGCGCGCTCTACCAAGTCACAGCTGCGCCAAAAGGCTGAAGGTAAACAGGAAACTTCTGGTAAAAAAAGTGATGATTCTGTGGAAAAGGATCAGAACCAGTCTCTAGGGGAAGAACACAAAGCTGGAGATGCTGCGGACTTGCAGCCTAAAGGGAATGATGAAGATGTAAAAGAGAAGTTAAGTGAATGCATTTCAAAGGGAGGGGAtgatgaagaggagaaagaggttTCATTTagtcagcaggagaaggaggatttAAACAGTGAGCCTGAAGAAGCGCAGGGTACGGCAGAGAATGATTGCACAAAGGAGAGCAAGAAGAGAAAACTGGATGCAAATATGGCAGATGCTAAAAGGAGTGGACCATTGAAAAGCCCTACTGATATTGAAAACATTTCCCGTAATCTGGGAGAATGTGCGATTGATGCAGAAATCCCCTCCTTAGTTCCACTCTTACAAGCAGAAGAGGACCAGGAAACACTGAAAGAAGACGATGCAAGCACCAAAGGCTCAACAGTGCCAGAGACCACTGATGCAGCTGTAAAACGGAGGAAAGTTGATAAAAGAACATCGAGAAGCAAAACATGCAACTTGGCCATAAACCTGAACATGGGGCCCTCTGCCTGTAGTGCCAAGTTAAATCCATCTGTTGCAAACACtgaagccaaaaaagaaaatgtcagtgaggAAAATGCAGCTGTGGAAGCGACAAGTGAGAAGGGTGGTGGTGatgcaaatggtggggctgtgagACCCCCAGTTGGTTCCAGGCTCCCCAAGACTGGCTGGACTACTCCAATAAGTGATGGCTTGGAGTTGAGTGGAGATCAAGTCATGGCAAGGAGTGGTCAGCACCACTGCAACAGCACACTCCTGGGAGGCGAAAGCGAGGTAGATGGGGTAGAACAgcataaaaaggcagaaaatgcaagtgaaaaaggGCAAGCAGAAGTCACAGACAAGAAACAAGTTCCAGAGAGTGTTGAGCAAAGCATGGCATCCCCTCGTCCTGAAGAAGACAGTGCTGATGTTGCAACACAAAAACCTGAAAGCTCTGAGCGTGCAGCAGAACCTGATGAAGAGCAGGTAGCAGCAGAGTGA
- the OGFR gene encoding opioid growth factor receptor isoform X4 has translation MASAAGCEQRSNSSPLSQRGFQFSGRRNWNAAKDLQRYRHHYPGLTEPENDEEEEMWNLSFYKNEIIFLPHGLHIETLLESWWDNYEVLEENHSYIQWLFPLREHGMNWRAKPLTCQEIQAFKKSKEVMQRFVRAYQLMLRFYGIILINEETGELKRAENWAERFQNLNRFSHNNLRITRILKCLGEMGYERYQVHLVKFFLTETLVKETLPNVKRSALDYFLFTIRSKRKRRELVHYAWQHFRPQGSFVWGPHDKLLKYRARSTKSQLRQKAEGKQETSGKKSDDSVEKDQNQSLGEEHKAGDAADLQPKGNDEDVKEKLSECISKGGDDEEEKEVSFSQQEKEDLNSEPEEAQGTAENDCTKESKKRKLDANMADAKRSGPLKSPTDIENISRNLGECAIDAEIPSLVPLLQAEEDQETLKEDDASTKGSTVPETTDAAVKRRKVDKRTSRSKTCNLAINLNMGPSACSAKLNPSVANTEAKKENVSEENAAVEATSEKGGGDANGGAVRPPVGSRLPKTGWTTPISDGLELSGDQVMARSGQHHCNSTLLGGESEVDGVEQHKKAENASEKGQAEVTDKKQVPESVEQSMASPRPEEDSADVATQKPESSERAAEPDEEQVAAE, from the exons ATGGCCTCGGCGGCCGGCTGC GAGCAAAGATCAAATTCATCACCGTTGTCTCAGAGGGGTTTTCAG TTCTCAGGCAGGCGCAACTGGAATGCAGCGAAAGACTTGCAGAGATACAGGCATCATTACCCG GGTTTGACAGAACCAGAAAATGATGAGGAAGAAGAGATGTGGAATttaagcttttataaaaatgagattatttttttgcCCCACG gattGCATATTGAAACTCTGCTTGAATCTTGGTGGGACAACTATGAAGTTCTGGAAGAAAACCATTCTTACATACAGTG gTTATTCCCTTTACGTGAACATGGAATGAACTGGCGTGCCAAACCACTCACATGTCAAGAAATCCAG GCCTTTAAGAAGTCCAAGGAAGTTATGCAAAGGTTTGTACGTGCTTATCAGCTCATGCTGAGATTTTATGGAATCATTCTGATCAACGAGGAAACTGGAGAACTCAAGAGAGCAGAGAATTGGGCTGAAAGATTTCAAAACTTGAACCG GTTTAGCCACAACAATTTGCGGATTACGCGCATCCTGAAGTGCCTGGGGGAGATGGGATATGAACGCTATCAAGTGCACTTGGTAAAGTTTTTCCTAACAGAAACTCTTGTTAAGGAGACATTACCAAATGTCAAGAGAAGTGCCTTGGATTACTTCCTGTTCACCATCAGAAGCAAACGGAAGAGAAGAGAACTAGTCCACTATGCTTGGCAACACTTCAGACCTCAAGGCAGCTTTGTATGGGGACCGCACGACAAACTCTTGAAGTACAGAGCGCGCTCTACCAAGTCACAGCTGCGCCAAAAGGCTGAAGGTAAACAGGAAACTTCTGGTAAAAAAAGTGATGATTCTGTGGAAAAGGATCAGAACCAGTCTCTAGGGGAAGAACACAAAGCTGGAGATGCTGCGGACTTGCAGCCTAAAGGGAATGATGAAGATGTAAAAGAGAAGTTAAGTGAATGCATTTCAAAGGGAGGGGAtgatgaagaggagaaagaggttTCATTTagtcagcaggagaaggaggatttAAACAGTGAGCCTGAAGAAGCGCAGGGTACGGCAGAGAATGATTGCACAAAGGAGAGCAAGAAGAGAAAACTGGATGCAAATATGGCAGATGCTAAAAGGAGTGGACCATTGAAAAGCCCTACTGATATTGAAAACATTTCCCGTAATCTGGGAGAATGTGCGATTGATGCAGAAATCCCCTCCTTAGTTCCACTCTTACAAGCAGAAGAGGACCAGGAAACACTGAAAGAAGACGATGCAAGCACCAAAGGCTCAACAGTGCCAGAGACCACTGATGCAGCTGTAAAACGGAGGAAAGTTGATAAAAGAACATCGAGAAGCAAAACATGCAACTTGGCCATAAACCTGAACATGGGGCCCTCTGCCTGTAGTGCCAAGTTAAATCCATCTGTTGCAAACACtgaagccaaaaaagaaaatgtcagtgaggAAAATGCAGCTGTGGAAGCGACAAGTGAGAAGGGTGGTGGTGatgcaaatggtggggctgtgagACCCCCAGTTGGTTCCAGGCTCCCCAAGACTGGCTGGACTACTCCAATAAGTGATGGCTTGGAGTTGAGTGGAGATCAAGTCATGGCAAGGAGTGGTCAGCACCACTGCAACAGCACACTCCTGGGAGGCGAAAGCGAGGTAGATGGGGTAGAACAgcataaaaaggcagaaaatgcaagtgaaaaaggGCAAGCAGAAGTCACAGACAAGAAACAAGTTCCAGAGAGTGTTGAGCAAAGCATGGCATCCCCTCGTCCTGAAGAAGACAGTGCTGATGTTGCAACACAAAAACCTGAAAGCTCTGAGCGTGCAGCAGAACCTGATGAAGAGCAGGTAGCAGCAGAGTGA
- the OGFR gene encoding opioid growth factor receptor isoform X1: MAAWFGLRAEEDETEDEACFWRYDSTWEEEEDEEEEDGGGGEEGEPEGAEAAAGEEPEDAGEQPVPSRARGSRQAEPLWYTLWRKLLMFLFNTEEQRSNSSPLSQRGFQFSGRRNWNAAKDLQRYRHHYPGLTEPENDEEEEMWNLSFYKNEIIFLPHGLHIETLLESWWDNYEVLEENHSYIQWLFPLREHGMNWRAKPLTCQEIQAFKKSKEVMQRFVRAYQLMLRFYGIILINEETGELKRAENWAERFQNLNRFSHNNLRITRILKCLGEMGYERYQVHLVKFFLTETLVKETLPNVKRSALDYFLFTIRSKRKRRELVHYAWQHFRPQGSFVWGPHDKLLKYRARSTKSQLRQKAEGKQETSGKKSDDSVEKDQNQSLGEEHKAGDAADLQPKGNDEDVKEKLSECISKGGDDEEEKEVSFSQQEKEDLNSEPEEAQGTAENDCTKESKKRKLDANMADAKRSGPLKSPTDIENISRNLGECAIDAEIPSLVPLLQAEEDQETLKEDDASTKGSTVPETTDAAVKRRKVDKRTSRSKTCNLAINLNMGPSACSAKLNPSVANTEAKKENVSEENAAVEATSEKGGGDANGGAVRPPVGSRLPKTGWTTPISDGLELSGDQVMARSGQHHCNSTLLGGESEVDGVEQHKKAENASEKGQAEVTDKKQVPESVEQSMASPRPEEDSADVATQKPESSERAAEPDEEQVAAE; encoded by the exons atGGCGGCCTGGTTCGGCTTGAGGGCGGAGGAGGACGAGACGGAGGACGAGGCGTGCTTCTGGAGGTACGACTCcacctgggaggaggaggaggacgaggaggaggaggatggcggcggcggcgaagaAGGCGAGCCGGAGGGAGCGGaggcggcagccggggaggagcCGGAGGATGCAGGGGAGCAGCCGGTGCCGAGCcgggcgcggggctcccggcAGGCCGAG CCTTTATGGTATACTTTATGGCGGAAGCTGCTAATGTTTTTATTCAATACTGAG GAGCAAAGATCAAATTCATCACCGTTGTCTCAGAGGGGTTTTCAG TTCTCAGGCAGGCGCAACTGGAATGCAGCGAAAGACTTGCAGAGATACAGGCATCATTACCCG GGTTTGACAGAACCAGAAAATGATGAGGAAGAAGAGATGTGGAATttaagcttttataaaaatgagattatttttttgcCCCACG gattGCATATTGAAACTCTGCTTGAATCTTGGTGGGACAACTATGAAGTTCTGGAAGAAAACCATTCTTACATACAGTG gTTATTCCCTTTACGTGAACATGGAATGAACTGGCGTGCCAAACCACTCACATGTCAAGAAATCCAG GCCTTTAAGAAGTCCAAGGAAGTTATGCAAAGGTTTGTACGTGCTTATCAGCTCATGCTGAGATTTTATGGAATCATTCTGATCAACGAGGAAACTGGAGAACTCAAGAGAGCAGAGAATTGGGCTGAAAGATTTCAAAACTTGAACCG GTTTAGCCACAACAATTTGCGGATTACGCGCATCCTGAAGTGCCTGGGGGAGATGGGATATGAACGCTATCAAGTGCACTTGGTAAAGTTTTTCCTAACAGAAACTCTTGTTAAGGAGACATTACCAAATGTCAAGAGAAGTGCCTTGGATTACTTCCTGTTCACCATCAGAAGCAAACGGAAGAGAAGAGAACTAGTCCACTATGCTTGGCAACACTTCAGACCTCAAGGCAGCTTTGTATGGGGACCGCACGACAAACTCTTGAAGTACAGAGCGCGCTCTACCAAGTCACAGCTGCGCCAAAAGGCTGAAGGTAAACAGGAAACTTCTGGTAAAAAAAGTGATGATTCTGTGGAAAAGGATCAGAACCAGTCTCTAGGGGAAGAACACAAAGCTGGAGATGCTGCGGACTTGCAGCCTAAAGGGAATGATGAAGATGTAAAAGAGAAGTTAAGTGAATGCATTTCAAAGGGAGGGGAtgatgaagaggagaaagaggttTCATTTagtcagcaggagaaggaggatttAAACAGTGAGCCTGAAGAAGCGCAGGGTACGGCAGAGAATGATTGCACAAAGGAGAGCAAGAAGAGAAAACTGGATGCAAATATGGCAGATGCTAAAAGGAGTGGACCATTGAAAAGCCCTACTGATATTGAAAACATTTCCCGTAATCTGGGAGAATGTGCGATTGATGCAGAAATCCCCTCCTTAGTTCCACTCTTACAAGCAGAAGAGGACCAGGAAACACTGAAAGAAGACGATGCAAGCACCAAAGGCTCAACAGTGCCAGAGACCACTGATGCAGCTGTAAAACGGAGGAAAGTTGATAAAAGAACATCGAGAAGCAAAACATGCAACTTGGCCATAAACCTGAACATGGGGCCCTCTGCCTGTAGTGCCAAGTTAAATCCATCTGTTGCAAACACtgaagccaaaaaagaaaatgtcagtgaggAAAATGCAGCTGTGGAAGCGACAAGTGAGAAGGGTGGTGGTGatgcaaatggtggggctgtgagACCCCCAGTTGGTTCCAGGCTCCCCAAGACTGGCTGGACTACTCCAATAAGTGATGGCTTGGAGTTGAGTGGAGATCAAGTCATGGCAAGGAGTGGTCAGCACCACTGCAACAGCACACTCCTGGGAGGCGAAAGCGAGGTAGATGGGGTAGAACAgcataaaaaggcagaaaatgcaagtgaaaaaggGCAAGCAGAAGTCACAGACAAGAAACAAGTTCCAGAGAGTGTTGAGCAAAGCATGGCATCCCCTCGTCCTGAAGAAGACAGTGCTGATGTTGCAACACAAAAACCTGAAAGCTCTGAGCGTGCAGCAGAACCTGATGAAGAGCAGGTAGCAGCAGAGTGA
- the OGFR gene encoding opioid growth factor receptor isoform X3 — MFLFNTEEQRSNSSPLSQRGFQFSGRRNWNAAKDLQRYRHHYPGLTEPENDEEEEMWNLSFYKNEIIFLPHGLHIETLLESWWDNYEVLEENHSYIQWLFPLREHGMNWRAKPLTCQEIQAFKKSKEVMQRFVRAYQLMLRFYGIILINEETGELKRAENWAERFQNLNRFSHNNLRITRILKCLGEMGYERYQVHLVKFFLTETLVKETLPNVKRSALDYFLFTIRSKRKRRELVHYAWQHFRPQGSFVWGPHDKLLKYRARSTKSQLRQKAEGKQETSGKKSDDSVEKDQNQSLGEEHKAGDAADLQPKGNDEDVKEKLSECISKGGDDEEEKEVSFSQQEKEDLNSEPEEAQGTAENDCTKESKKRKLDANMADAKRSGPLKSPTDIENISRNLGECAIDAEIPSLVPLLQAEEDQETLKEDDASTKGSTVPETTDAAVKRRKVDKRTSRSKTCNLAINLNMGPSACSAKLNPSVANTEAKKENVSEENAAVEATSEKGGGDANGGAVRPPVGSRLPKTGWTTPISDGLELSGDQVMARSGQHHCNSTLLGGESEVDGVEQHKKAENASEKGQAEVTDKKQVPESVEQSMASPRPEEDSADVATQKPESSERAAEPDEEQVAAE, encoded by the exons ATGTTTTTATTCAATACTGAG GAGCAAAGATCAAATTCATCACCGTTGTCTCAGAGGGGTTTTCAG TTCTCAGGCAGGCGCAACTGGAATGCAGCGAAAGACTTGCAGAGATACAGGCATCATTACCCG GGTTTGACAGAACCAGAAAATGATGAGGAAGAAGAGATGTGGAATttaagcttttataaaaatgagattatttttttgcCCCACG gattGCATATTGAAACTCTGCTTGAATCTTGGTGGGACAACTATGAAGTTCTGGAAGAAAACCATTCTTACATACAGTG gTTATTCCCTTTACGTGAACATGGAATGAACTGGCGTGCCAAACCACTCACATGTCAAGAAATCCAG GCCTTTAAGAAGTCCAAGGAAGTTATGCAAAGGTTTGTACGTGCTTATCAGCTCATGCTGAGATTTTATGGAATCATTCTGATCAACGAGGAAACTGGAGAACTCAAGAGAGCAGAGAATTGGGCTGAAAGATTTCAAAACTTGAACCG GTTTAGCCACAACAATTTGCGGATTACGCGCATCCTGAAGTGCCTGGGGGAGATGGGATATGAACGCTATCAAGTGCACTTGGTAAAGTTTTTCCTAACAGAAACTCTTGTTAAGGAGACATTACCAAATGTCAAGAGAAGTGCCTTGGATTACTTCCTGTTCACCATCAGAAGCAAACGGAAGAGAAGAGAACTAGTCCACTATGCTTGGCAACACTTCAGACCTCAAGGCAGCTTTGTATGGGGACCGCACGACAAACTCTTGAAGTACAGAGCGCGCTCTACCAAGTCACAGCTGCGCCAAAAGGCTGAAGGTAAACAGGAAACTTCTGGTAAAAAAAGTGATGATTCTGTGGAAAAGGATCAGAACCAGTCTCTAGGGGAAGAACACAAAGCTGGAGATGCTGCGGACTTGCAGCCTAAAGGGAATGATGAAGATGTAAAAGAGAAGTTAAGTGAATGCATTTCAAAGGGAGGGGAtgatgaagaggagaaagaggttTCATTTagtcagcaggagaaggaggatttAAACAGTGAGCCTGAAGAAGCGCAGGGTACGGCAGAGAATGATTGCACAAAGGAGAGCAAGAAGAGAAAACTGGATGCAAATATGGCAGATGCTAAAAGGAGTGGACCATTGAAAAGCCCTACTGATATTGAAAACATTTCCCGTAATCTGGGAGAATGTGCGATTGATGCAGAAATCCCCTCCTTAGTTCCACTCTTACAAGCAGAAGAGGACCAGGAAACACTGAAAGAAGACGATGCAAGCACCAAAGGCTCAACAGTGCCAGAGACCACTGATGCAGCTGTAAAACGGAGGAAAGTTGATAAAAGAACATCGAGAAGCAAAACATGCAACTTGGCCATAAACCTGAACATGGGGCCCTCTGCCTGTAGTGCCAAGTTAAATCCATCTGTTGCAAACACtgaagccaaaaaagaaaatgtcagtgaggAAAATGCAGCTGTGGAAGCGACAAGTGAGAAGGGTGGTGGTGatgcaaatggtggggctgtgagACCCCCAGTTGGTTCCAGGCTCCCCAAGACTGGCTGGACTACTCCAATAAGTGATGGCTTGGAGTTGAGTGGAGATCAAGTCATGGCAAGGAGTGGTCAGCACCACTGCAACAGCACACTCCTGGGAGGCGAAAGCGAGGTAGATGGGGTAGAACAgcataaaaaggcagaaaatgcaagtgaaaaaggGCAAGCAGAAGTCACAGACAAGAAACAAGTTCCAGAGAGTGTTGAGCAAAGCATGGCATCCCCTCGTCCTGAAGAAGACAGTGCTGATGTTGCAACACAAAAACCTGAAAGCTCTGAGCGTGCAGCAGAACCTGATGAAGAGCAGGTAGCAGCAGAGTGA